Proteins encoded together in one Pseudomonas sp. ADAK13 window:
- the treS gene encoding maltose alpha-D-glucosyltransferase, which produces MAKKPKAATFIKDPLWYKDAVIYQVHVKSYFDSNNDGIGDFPGLIAKLDYIADLGVNTIWLLPFYPSPRRDDGYDIAEYRGVHSDYGTMADAKRFIAEAHKRGLRVITELVINHTSDQHPWFQRARKAKPGSAARDFYVWSDDDQKYDGTRIIFLDTEKSNWTWDPVAGQYFWHRFYSHQPDLNFDNPQVMKAVLSVMRYWLDMGIDGLRLDAIPYLIERDGTNNENLPETHDVLKQIRAEIDANYPDRMLLAEANQWPEDTQLYFGDKKGDDGDECHMAFHFPLMPRMYMALAQEDRFPITDILRQTPEIPANCQWAIFLRNHDELTLEMVTDKERDYLWNYYAADRRARINLGIRRRLAPLMERDRRRIELLNSLLLSMPGTPTLYYGDEIGMGDNIYLGDRDGVRTPMQWSIDRNGGFSRADPASLVLPPIMDPQYGYQSVNVETQTQDPHSLLNWTRRMLAVRKQSKAFGRGSLKMLSPSNRRILAYTREYTGADGKSEIILCVANVSRSAQAAELDLSAFAGMVPVEMLGGNAFPPIGQLNFLLTLAPYGFYWFVLAAENQMPSWHVEPAQSIPDFTTLVLKKRLEELLEAPCRTTLEQNALPAWLPKRRWFASKDTAIDSVHIAYGVRFGDPQHPVLLSEIEVTSAGQVSRYQLPFGFLGEDQFTSALPQQLALARVRRVRQVGLVTDAFSLDTYIRAVIQGLQANTVLSSTDGEIRFEPTAQLAKLELNDESEVRYLAAEQSNSSVVVGGSLVLKLIRKVSAGVHPELEMGAYLTEAGYEHISPLLGSVIRHDADGQDNLLMIAQGYLSNQGDAWGWTQNNLERAIRDELAEAMSEQEQHYNALGELADFAGLLGQRLGEMHQVLAAPTTNKAFKPEVTSLKDSQGWARHVGAQIDRALQLLKQHQTQLNPADQALVSALLEQKKAIASHVQDLAKATVGGLRIRVHGDLHLGQVLVVKGDAYLIDFEGEPARPLHERRGKHSPYKDVSGVLRSFDYAAAMAVNVQGVDQSPEANASRQRVADRYLHEARQAFIQAYHAATTTLGHDWQDAKGQDAALALFSLEKAAYEVAYEAENRPSWLPVPLQGLHGLLSGLKPMSKTARGGETS; this is translated from the coding sequence ATGGCGAAGAAACCCAAGGCTGCCACCTTTATCAAAGACCCGCTCTGGTACAAGGACGCGGTGATTTATCAGGTTCACGTCAAATCCTATTTCGACTCCAACAACGACGGTATCGGTGACTTTCCCGGGTTGATCGCCAAGCTCGACTACATCGCCGACCTCGGCGTGAACACCATCTGGTTGCTGCCGTTTTATCCCTCGCCACGCCGCGACGACGGCTACGACATCGCCGAATACCGTGGCGTGCACAGCGACTACGGGACCATGGCCGACGCCAAGCGCTTTATCGCCGAAGCCCACAAACGCGGGCTGCGGGTGATCACCGAACTGGTCATCAACCACACCTCGGACCAGCACCCGTGGTTCCAGCGTGCGCGCAAAGCCAAGCCCGGCTCGGCCGCGCGGGACTTCTACGTGTGGTCCGATGATGACCAGAAATACGACGGCACCCGGATCATTTTCCTCGACACCGAAAAGTCCAACTGGACCTGGGACCCGGTCGCCGGCCAGTACTTCTGGCACCGCTTTTATTCCCACCAGCCGGACCTCAACTTCGACAACCCGCAGGTGATGAAAGCTGTGCTGTCGGTGATGCGCTACTGGCTCGACATGGGCATTGACGGCCTGCGCCTGGACGCCATCCCGTACTTGATCGAACGCGACGGCACCAACAACGAAAACCTCCCGGAAACCCACGACGTCCTCAAGCAGATCCGCGCCGAGATCGACGCCAACTACCCGGACCGCATGCTGCTGGCCGAAGCCAACCAGTGGCCGGAAGACACTCAACTGTACTTCGGTGACAAGAAGGGCGACGACGGCGACGAATGCCACATGGCCTTCCACTTCCCACTGATGCCGCGCATGTACATGGCGCTGGCCCAGGAAGACCGTTTCCCGATCACCGACATTCTGCGCCAGACCCCGGAAATTCCGGCCAATTGCCAGTGGGCAATCTTCCTGCGCAACCACGATGAACTGACCCTGGAAATGGTCACCGACAAAGAACGTGACTACCTCTGGAATTATTACGCCGCCGACCGCCGCGCGCGGATCAACCTGGGAATTCGCCGCCGCCTCGCGCCGTTGATGGAGCGTGACCGCCGACGTATCGAGCTGCTCAACAGCCTGCTGCTGTCGATGCCGGGCACGCCGACCCTGTACTACGGTGATGAAATCGGCATGGGCGACAACATCTACCTTGGCGACCGCGACGGCGTGCGCACCCCGATGCAATGGTCCATCGACCGCAACGGCGGCTTCTCCCGCGCCGACCCGGCGAGCCTGGTGTTGCCGCCGATCATGGACCCGCAATACGGCTACCAATCGGTCAACGTCGAAACCCAGACCCAGGACCCGCACTCGTTGCTGAACTGGACCCGGCGCATGTTGGCGGTGCGCAAACAGTCCAAGGCCTTTGGTCGCGGCAGCCTGAAAATGCTCTCGCCGAGCAATCGCCGGATCCTGGCCTATACCCGTGAATACACGGGCGCCGATGGCAAGAGCGAGATCATCCTCTGCGTGGCCAACGTGTCCCGCAGCGCCCAGGCGGCGGAGCTGGACCTCTCGGCGTTCGCCGGCATGGTCCCGGTAGAGATGCTCGGCGGCAACGCATTCCCGCCCATTGGCCAGCTGAATTTCCTGCTGACCCTGGCGCCGTATGGCTTCTACTGGTTCGTGCTCGCGGCGGAAAACCAGATGCCGAGCTGGCACGTGGAGCCGGCGCAAAGCATCCCGGACTTCACCACCCTGGTGCTGAAAAAGCGCCTGGAAGAACTGCTCGAAGCGCCATGCCGTACTACCCTGGAACAAAATGCCTTGCCGGCGTGGCTGCCCAAGCGCCGCTGGTTTGCCAGCAAGGACACGGCGATTGATAGCGTGCACATCGCCTACGGCGTGCGTTTTGGCGACCCGCAGCACCCGGTGTTGCTCAGTGAGATTGAAGTCACCAGTGCCGGGCAGGTCAGCCGTTATCAGTTGCCATTCGGCTTCCTGGGTGAAGACCAGTTCACCAGCGCCTTGCCGCAACAACTGGCGCTTGCACGTGTGCGGCGGGTGCGCCAGGTCGGTTTGGTGACGGACGCGTTCAGCCTCGACACCTATATCCGCGCGGTGATCCAGGGCTTGCAGGCCAACACCGTGCTCAGTTCCACCGACGGCGAGATTCGCTTCGAGCCCACGGCGCAGTTGGCCAAACTGGAATTGAACGACGAATCGGAAGTGCGTTACCTCGCCGCCGAACAGTCCAACAGTTCGGTGGTAGTGGGCGGCAGCCTGGTGCTCAAGCTGATCCGCAAAGTCAGCGCGGGTGTGCACCCGGAGCTGGAAATGGGCGCCTACCTGACGGAAGCCGGCTACGAACATATCTCGCCGCTGCTGGGCTCGGTGATACGCCACGACGCCGATGGCCAGGACAACCTGCTGATGATTGCCCAGGGTTACCTGAGCAACCAGGGCGATGCCTGGGGCTGGACCCAGAACAACCTGGAGCGGGCGATTCGCGACGAACTGGCAGAAGCCATGTCCGAGCAGGAGCAGCACTACAACGCTCTTGGCGAACTGGCGGACTTCGCCGGCTTGCTCGGCCAGCGCCTGGGTGAAATGCACCAGGTGCTGGCCGCGCCGACCACTAACAAGGCCTTCAAACCCGAGGTTACTTCCCTCAAGGATAGCCAGGGCTGGGCCAGGCACGTGGGTGCACAAATCGACCGCGCACTTCAGTTGCTCAAACAGCATCAAACCCAGTTGAACCCTGCTGACCAGGCATTGGTCAGTGCTTTACTGGAGCAGAAAAAGGCGATTGCCAGTCATGTTCAGGACCTGGCGAAAGCCACGGTGGGCGGGTTGCGCATTCGCGTGCATGGCGACCTGCACCTGGGCCAGGTACTGGTGGTCAAGGGCGATGCCTACCTGATCGACTTCGAGGGCGAACCGGCGCGACCGCTGCATGAACGTCGCGGCAAACACAGCCCGTACAAGGACGTGAGCGGTGTGCTGCGCTCGTTTGATTACGCGGCGGCCATGGCGGTGAATGTGCAGGGCGTCGACCAGTCGCCTGAAGCCAATGCGTCCCGGCAGCGGGTCGCGGATCGCTATTTGCATGAGGCCAGACAGGCATTTATCCAGGCCTACCACGCGGCCACGACTACACTGGGCCATGACTGGCAGGATGCCAAAGGCCAGGACGCAGCGCTGGCGTTGTTCAGCCTGGAGAAGGCCGCGTACGAAGTGGCCTACGAAGCAGAGAATCGCCCGAGCTGGTTGCCGGTGCCGTTGCAAGGTTTGCACGGGCTGCTCAGCGGGTTGAAACCAATGTCGAAAACTGCACGCGGTGGGGAGACGTCATGA
- the mapR gene encoding GntR family transcriptional regulator MpaR (MapR regulates genes involved in Pseudomonas quinolone signal (PQS) production and anthranilate metabolism) gives MKRYEKFADDIAELIRSGVLGPGQRVPSVRYASQTYGVSPSTVFQAYYLLERRGLIRARPRSGYFVNTHAPSPFSEPAVSAHVHETTEVDVSELVFSVLDSIKDPQTVPFGSAFPSPTLFPLQRLARSLASASREMDPRMVVTDMSPGNPQLRRQIALRYMVGGLMLPMEELLITNGALEALNLCLQAVTEPGDLVAIEAPAFYASLQILERLKLKAVEIPVHPRDGIDLKVLAQSLERYPIKACWCMTSFQNPMGATMPEAKKQELVELLRSHQVPLIEDDVYAELYYGQQAPKPAKAFDTEGLVMHCGSFAKSLAPGYRIGWVAAGRYAQKIERLKLMTSLCASMPAQAAIADYLQHGGYDRHLRKLRYALEEQQSAMLAAIARYFPAQTRVSQPAGGYFLWLELPEQTDSLKLFQMALAQGISIAPGPIFSPTQRFRNCIRLNYGSPWDESCEKAMETLGKIVRSF, from the coding sequence ATGAAACGCTACGAAAAATTCGCCGACGACATCGCAGAACTGATCCGCTCCGGCGTCCTCGGCCCGGGCCAGCGCGTGCCTTCGGTGCGCTACGCCAGCCAGACCTATGGCGTCAGCCCGTCCACGGTGTTCCAGGCCTACTACCTGTTGGAGCGTCGCGGGCTGATCCGCGCCCGGCCACGCTCCGGGTACTTCGTCAACACCCATGCGCCGAGCCCGTTTTCCGAGCCGGCGGTGAGTGCCCACGTGCACGAGACCACCGAAGTGGACGTCAGCGAACTGGTGTTCTCGGTGCTCGACTCCATCAAAGACCCGCAAACCGTGCCGTTCGGCTCGGCGTTCCCCAGCCCGACGCTGTTCCCGCTGCAGCGCCTGGCCCGCTCACTGGCCAGCGCCAGCCGGGAAATGGACCCACGCATGGTGGTCACCGACATGTCGCCGGGCAACCCGCAGCTGCGCCGGCAAATCGCCCTGCGTTACATGGTCGGCGGGCTGATGCTGCCGATGGAAGAACTGTTGATCACCAACGGCGCCCTTGAGGCGCTGAACCTGTGCCTGCAAGCCGTGACCGAACCGGGCGACCTGGTAGCCATCGAAGCACCGGCGTTCTATGCCAGCCTGCAAATACTGGAACGCCTGAAACTCAAGGCGGTGGAAATTCCCGTGCACCCGCGCGACGGCATTGACCTCAAGGTGCTCGCCCAAAGCCTGGAACGCTACCCGATCAAGGCCTGCTGGTGCATGACCAGCTTCCAGAACCCCATGGGCGCAACCATGCCCGAGGCAAAAAAACAGGAACTGGTGGAATTGCTGCGCAGCCATCAGGTGCCGCTGATCGAAGACGACGTGTACGCCGAGTTGTACTACGGCCAACAGGCTCCGAAACCGGCCAAGGCGTTCGACACCGAAGGCCTGGTAATGCATTGCGGCTCTTTCGCCAAAAGCCTGGCCCCCGGCTACCGCATTGGCTGGGTCGCCGCCGGGCGTTACGCACAGAAGATCGAGCGCCTGAAGCTGATGACCTCGCTGTGCGCCTCAATGCCGGCCCAGGCGGCGATTGCCGATTACCTGCAACACGGCGGCTACGACCGGCACCTGCGCAAGTTGCGGTATGCGCTGGAGGAGCAGCAAAGCGCCATGCTCGCCGCCATCGCGCGCTATTTCCCGGCGCAGACACGGGTCAGCCAGCCGGCAGGCGGTTATTTCCTGTGGCTGGAGTTGCCGGAGCAGACCGACTCATTGAAGTTGTTCCAGATGGCGTTGGCCCAGGGCATCAGCATCGCGCCGGGACCGATTTTTTCGCCGACGCAGCGCTTCAGGAACTGCATTCGTCTGAATTACGGCAGCCCTTGGGATGAGTCGTGTGAAAAGGCGATGGAAACGCTGGGGAAGATTGTACGTTCGTTTTAA
- a CDS encoding MgtC/SapB family protein, which translates to MDAWWHEVWQTLQAEFADIGDARQLTQITVRLLIAAILGGILGFEREQKGKAAGVRTHMLVAMGAALFVLVPNLSGSQADAMSRVLQGVIAGIGFLGAGTILKGKEDEEGQHVKGLTTAAGLWMTAAIGVAAGMGRESTAVLSTVLALMVFSVMPRIVRLLEKD; encoded by the coding sequence ATGGACGCCTGGTGGCATGAAGTCTGGCAAACCCTGCAAGCTGAATTTGCCGACATTGGCGATGCCCGGCAACTGACACAGATCACCGTGCGGTTGCTGATTGCGGCCATTCTGGGCGGCATTCTGGGTTTTGAACGTGAACAGAAGGGCAAGGCCGCCGGGGTGCGCACCCATATGCTGGTGGCCATGGGGGCAGCGCTGTTCGTGTTGGTGCCGAATTTGTCCGGCTCCCAGGCCGACGCCATGAGCCGCGTGTTGCAAGGTGTGATTGCGGGCATTGGTTTTCTCGGCGCCGGTACCATCCTCAAGGGCAAGGAAGACGAGGAGGGCCAGCACGTCAAAGGCCTGACCACCGCCGCCGGCCTTTGGATGACCGCCGCCATTGGCGTCGCGGCCGGGATGGGGCGTGAGTCGACGGCGGTGTTGAGTACGGTGCTGGCGCTGATGGTGTTCAGCGTGATGCCAAGGATCGTCAGGTTGCTGGAGAAGGATTAG
- the ccoG gene encoding cytochrome c oxidase accessory protein CcoG, with amino-acid sequence MSDRIPVRTVEMYEPAHPKKMKATSSDNLIHTRSFTGLFRTLRVVGAGFLFLAFFGTVWLNWGGRQAVLWDLAESKFHIFGATFWPQDFILLSALLIICAFGLFAITVFAGRVWCGYTCPQSSFTWLFMWCEKVTEGERNQRIKLQAAPWSLNKLARRSAKHTLWLGISVLTGLTFVGYFTPIRPLAEELLTWQMGGVSLFWVLFFTGATYLNAGWLREAVCMHMCPYARFQSVMFDKDTLTISYDVARGEHRGPRKRDVQPADVGLGDCIDCQLCVQVCPTGIDIRDGLQMECIGCAACIDACDSIMDKMGYARGLVSYTSEHQLQGGKTHLLRPRLIGYSAVLLVMIGALVVALVVRPMVSLDVTKDRGMFRENSEGLIENIYSLKVINKTQQRQDYRLELVDADGFQLQGKTDISLAPGEITDVPVSVAMTAEKPVSSSQTIRFKVTDVDEPWVYSAADSRFVAPLNR; translated from the coding sequence ATGAGCGATAGAATCCCCGTCCGAACCGTAGAAATGTATGAGCCTGCGCATCCAAAGAAGATGAAGGCCACCTCCAGCGACAACCTGATTCACACCCGCAGCTTCACGGGCCTGTTCCGAACCTTGCGCGTGGTGGGCGCGGGCTTCCTGTTCCTGGCGTTTTTCGGCACCGTGTGGCTGAACTGGGGCGGACGCCAGGCCGTTCTGTGGGACCTGGCTGAAAGCAAATTCCACATTTTTGGCGCCACGTTCTGGCCCCAGGACTTCATCCTGCTGTCGGCGCTGTTGATCATCTGTGCGTTCGGCCTGTTCGCGATCACGGTGTTCGCAGGCCGCGTGTGGTGCGGCTATACCTGCCCGCAAAGCTCGTTTACCTGGCTGTTCATGTGGTGCGAAAAAGTCACCGAAGGCGAGCGCAACCAGCGCATCAAGCTGCAAGCCGCGCCCTGGAGCTTGAACAAGCTGGCCAGGCGTTCGGCCAAGCACACCCTGTGGCTGGGCATCAGCGTGCTGACCGGCCTGACGTTTGTCGGCTACTTCACGCCGATCCGCCCCTTGGCCGAAGAACTGCTGACCTGGCAGATGGGCGGCGTGAGCCTGTTCTGGGTGCTGTTTTTTACCGGCGCCACCTACCTCAACGCCGGCTGGCTGCGCGAAGCAGTGTGCATGCACATGTGCCCGTATGCGCGGTTCCAGAGTGTGATGTTCGACAAGGACACCCTGACCATTTCCTATGACGTGGCCCGTGGCGAGCACCGCGGCCCGCGCAAACGTGATGTGCAACCGGCGGACGTCGGCCTGGGTGACTGCATCGACTGCCAACTGTGCGTGCAGGTATGCCCCACCGGCATCGACATCCGCGACGGCCTGCAAATGGAATGCATCGGCTGCGCCGCGTGCATCGACGCCTGTGATTCGATCATGGACAAAATGGGCTATGCCCGCGGCCTGGTCAGCTATACCTCGGAGCATCAGTTGCAAGGGGGCAAGACCCATCTGCTCAGGCCGCGACTGATCGGCTACAGTGCCGTGTTGCTGGTGATGATCGGGGCGTTGGTGGTGGCCCTGGTCGTACGGCCGATGGTGTCGCTGGACGTCACCAAGGACCGCGGGATGTTCCGCGAGAACAGTGAAGGCCTGATCGAGAATATCTACAGCCTCAAGGTCATCAACAAGACCCAGCAGCGCCAGGATTACCGCCTGGAGCTGGTAGATGCAGACGGCTTCCAGTTGCAGGGCAAGACCGACATCAGCCTGGCGCCCGGGGAAATCACCGATGTGCCGGTGTCGGTGGCGATGACCGCAGAGAAGCCGGTCAGCAGTTCCCAGACCATCCGTTTCAAGGTAACGGACGTGGATGAGCCATGGGTTTACAGCGCGGCGGATAGCCGGTTTGTGGCGCCGTTGAATCGTTAA
- a CDS encoding DUF3203 family protein — protein sequence MPVRIENQTCYFKVDEHGDEQSLPATDVTVITDSAKSMSAVELNGDRVYITEAEADALTVAGATDGRKHLKATDGDSVI from the coding sequence ATGCCCGTACGTATCGAAAACCAGACCTGTTACTTCAAGGTCGATGAGCACGGCGACGAACAAAGCCTCCCCGCCACCGATGTCACGGTGATTACCGACAGCGCCAAGTCCATGTCAGCCGTGGAGTTGAACGGCGATCGCGTCTACATCACCGAAGCAGAAGCCGACGCATTGACCGTCGCAGGTGCCACCGACGGCCGTAAGCATCTGAAGGCCACCGACGGTGATTCGGTGATTTGA
- a CDS encoding alpha-1,4-glucan--maltose-1-phosphate maltosyltransferase, which produces MTAETLTHDDSTSTLPLSQALLLPRIAIESTTPVIDGGEFAVKAVVGQRVQVASKVFADGHDKLAVLIRWRPRSEESWHSVVMTDVGNNGWEGAFTVTTQGPHEYCIEAWIDTFASFRYELSKKHEAGVPVSLELQEGRSQVLQAAERSDNELRDRLMLLHHELSGLLETEQVALFLHEDSAHLMTQADHRAYLSISAVYPIDVEREAAQFASWYELFPRSITDDPARHGTFNDVHSRLSMIHDMGFDVLYFPPIHPIGRSHRKGKNNSLTAGPDDPGSPYAIGSEEGGHEAIHSQLGTREDFRNLVKAAAEHGLEIALDFAIQCSQDHPWLKQHPGWFNWRPDGTIKYAENPPKKYQDIVNVDFYAADAIPSLWVELRDIVVGWVEEGVKTFRVDNPHTKPLPFWQWLISDVRSKYPEVIFLAEAFTTPAMMARLGKVGYSQSYTYFTWRNTKAELSEYLSELNESPWRECFRPNFFVNTPDINPGFLHESGRAGFLIRAALATMGSGLWGMYSGFELCEAAPVPGKEEYLDSEKYEIRPRDFTAPGNIIAEIAQLNRIRRQNPALQTHLGLTLYNAWNDNILYFGKRSEDGSNCILVAVSLDPFNAQEANFELPLWEMGLPDDAQTQGEDLMTGHRWTWYGKTQWMRIEPWHQPFGIWRITVS; this is translated from the coding sequence ATGACTGCTGAAACACTGACGCACGATGATTCAACCTCTACGTTACCGCTGTCCCAGGCACTGTTGCTGCCAAGGATTGCGATTGAAAGCACCACCCCGGTCATCGATGGCGGCGAGTTTGCCGTCAAGGCTGTGGTCGGCCAGCGCGTCCAGGTCGCCAGCAAGGTGTTTGCCGACGGCCACGACAAGCTCGCGGTGCTGATCCGCTGGCGCCCGCGCAGTGAAGAAAGCTGGCACAGCGTGGTAATGACCGATGTTGGCAACAACGGCTGGGAAGGTGCGTTCACCGTGACCACCCAGGGCCCGCATGAGTATTGCATCGAAGCCTGGATCGACACGTTTGCCAGCTTCCGCTACGAATTGAGCAAGAAACACGAGGCCGGTGTGCCCGTCAGCCTGGAATTGCAGGAAGGCCGCAGCCAGGTGCTGCAAGCCGCCGAGCGCAGCGACAACGAATTGCGCGACCGCCTGATGCTGCTGCACCACGAACTCTCCGGCCTGCTGGAAACCGAGCAAGTCGCGCTGTTCCTGCACGAAGACAGTGCACACCTGATGACCCAGGCCGACCACCGCGCCTATTTGAGCATCAGTGCCGTATACCCGATTGATGTAGAGCGCGAGGCGGCGCAGTTTGCCAGCTGGTACGAGCTGTTTCCCCGCTCGATCACCGACGATCCTGCGCGCCATGGCACCTTTAACGATGTGCACTCACGGCTGTCGATGATCCATGACATGGGCTTTGACGTGCTGTATTTCCCGCCGATTCATCCCATCGGCCGCAGCCATCGAAAAGGTAAGAACAATTCCCTGACCGCCGGGCCGGATGATCCGGGCAGCCCGTACGCCATCGGCAGCGAAGAAGGCGGCCACGAGGCCATCCATTCGCAACTGGGCACCCGCGAAGACTTCCGTAACCTGGTCAAGGCCGCAGCCGAACATGGCCTGGAAATCGCCCTGGATTTTGCCATCCAGTGCTCTCAGGACCACCCTTGGCTCAAGCAGCATCCGGGCTGGTTCAACTGGCGGCCCGACGGCACGATCAAATACGCCGAGAACCCGCCGAAGAAGTACCAGGACATCGTCAACGTCGACTTCTACGCCGCGGACGCTATCCCCAGCCTGTGGGTCGAATTGCGCGACATCGTGGTCGGCTGGGTGGAAGAGGGCGTGAAGACCTTTCGCGTCGACAACCCCCACACCAAGCCGCTGCCGTTCTGGCAATGGCTGATCAGCGATGTGCGTTCCAAGTACCCGGAGGTGATCTTCCTCGCCGAAGCCTTCACCACCCCGGCGATGATGGCGCGCCTGGGCAAGGTCGGTTACTCCCAGAGCTACACCTACTTCACCTGGCGCAACACCAAGGCCGAGTTGAGCGAGTACCTGAGCGAACTGAACGAATCCCCGTGGCGCGAGTGCTTCCGGCCGAACTTCTTCGTCAATACGCCGGACATCAACCCGGGTTTCCTGCATGAGTCCGGCCGCGCTGGCTTCTTGATCCGTGCCGCGCTGGCCACCATGGGTTCCGGCCTGTGGGGCATGTATTCCGGCTTTGAACTGTGCGAAGCGGCCCCGGTGCCAGGCAAGGAAGAGTACCTGGACTCGGAGAAATACGAGATCCGCCCACGGGACTTCACGGCGCCGGGCAACATCATTGCCGAGATCGCCCAGCTCAACCGCATCCGCCGACAAAATCCGGCGCTGCAGACGCACCTCGGGCTGACGCTCTACAACGCGTGGAACGACAACATCCTGTACTTCGGCAAACGCAGCGAGGACGGCAGCAACTGTATTCTGGTTGCCGTGAGCCTCGACCCGTTCAACGCCCAGGAGGCCAATTTCGAGTTGCCGCTGTGGGAGATGGGCTTGCCGGACGACGCCCAGACTCAGGGCGAGGATTTGATGACCGGCCACCGTTGGACCTGGTACGGCAAGACCCAGTGGATGCGGATCGAACCGTGGCACCAGCCGTTTGGTATCTGGCGCATTACCGTTTCCTGA
- a CDS encoding M10 family metallopeptidase C-terminal domain-containing protein gives MSISTTQPSGSTAYQQIEDFKHRDDRGGDIERNGLKSKTSEQATQTLTRSHKGFNDKNSDGTTRVTYSFVPASKKPQGEQGNYQGVSNIDEKQQTQTRDALNTWSDVTNLKFVEGPKDKDSEGHIAFGSFNKTKINKEFKPFAPHTVHPNASDPNAQIWTKPKDTEGPAGKAILIHEIGHAIGLDHPGNYGKEYREKKLGYKEDSKTHSIMSTYHHGNPPQTPMIDDIAAMQGKYGANYETRKDDTTYGFNSNANRAAFRLNSEKDTMRVAIWDGGGKDTLDFSGYKTDQKINLNEGTFSNVGGADRNVGIAYGAVIENATGGQGNDLILGNDVANELHGGAGDDVIAGGKGADTLWGGKGSDVFVYGNVSESSWPTDPDQIMDFESGKDKVDISGIRQELGLPLRQVEVQAGTLYAGEYSIAYDPKEDISTLRVRGKHAGESLMVHVHGRLQPGDIVT, from the coding sequence ATGTCGATAAGCACAACTCAGCCGTCCGGCAGTACGGCATACCAACAAATCGAAGACTTTAAGCACCGGGATGATCGCGGGGGCGACATAGAGCGTAATGGCTTGAAGTCCAAGACCTCGGAGCAAGCGACCCAGACGTTGACGCGTTCGCATAAGGGCTTTAATGACAAGAACAGCGATGGCACGACACGGGTCACTTATTCATTTGTGCCTGCATCCAAAAAGCCTCAGGGCGAACAAGGCAACTATCAGGGCGTTAGCAACATCGATGAAAAACAGCAAACCCAGACCCGGGATGCTTTGAATACTTGGTCAGATGTCACCAACCTCAAGTTTGTCGAAGGGCCCAAAGACAAGGACAGTGAAGGCCACATTGCCTTTGGCAGTTTTAACAAGACGAAAATCAACAAAGAGTTCAAGCCGTTTGCCCCCCATACCGTCCACCCGAATGCCAGCGACCCGAATGCCCAAATCTGGACAAAACCCAAGGACACCGAAGGCCCCGCCGGCAAAGCCATCCTGATCCACGAGATCGGTCACGCAATAGGCCTCGACCACCCAGGCAACTATGGCAAGGAGTACCGGGAGAAAAAGCTCGGTTATAAGGAAGATTCAAAAACCCACTCCATCATGAGCACCTATCACCACGGCAATCCGCCGCAGACACCGATGATTGACGACATCGCGGCCATGCAGGGCAAATACGGCGCCAATTACGAAACCCGCAAAGACGACACGACCTACGGTTTCAACTCAAATGCCAATCGCGCCGCCTTCAGGCTCAACTCGGAAAAGGACACGATGAGGGTCGCCATTTGGGACGGCGGTGGCAAAGACACGCTGGACTTCTCCGGCTACAAGACAGACCAGAAGATCAACCTCAACGAAGGTACTTTTTCCAATGTAGGCGGGGCGGATCGAAACGTGGGGATCGCTTATGGCGCGGTCATCGAAAATGCCACAGGTGGCCAGGGCAACGACTTGATACTCGGCAACGACGTTGCCAATGAACTCCATGGCGGCGCCGGCGATGACGTGATAGCGGGCGGCAAAGGGGCCGACACGTTATGGGGCGGCAAAGGTTCCGATGTCTTTGTCTATGGCAACGTAAGCGAATCGAGTTGGCCCACGGACCCCGACCAGATCATGGACTTCGAGAGCGGCAAAGACAAAGTGGATATATCGGGCATTCGCCAGGAGCTGGGGTTGCCGCTCAGGCAGGTGGAAGTGCAGGCTGGCACTTTATACGCCGGAGAATATTCCATTGCGTACGACCCGAAAGAAGACATCAGCACATTGCGCGTGCGCGGCAAGCACGCGGGAGAGAGCCTGATGGTGCATGTCCATGGGCGATTGCAACCTGGCGATATCGTGACCTGA